One genomic region from Cygnus olor isolate bCygOlo1 chromosome 29, bCygOlo1.pri.v2, whole genome shotgun sequence encodes:
- the LOC121061207 gene encoding keratin, type II cytoskeletal 5-like produces MSRQCVARNQCKTGFSAASAFIPNACSTSFISRSTSQGGSCGTTAGYGRFGGGFGSRSLYNVGGCNRISVAGRGGGFYGPAGFGAGTGISYGFGGASGGAFGFGGGMGGPGFPAVPTGGIHEVSVNQSLLKPLNLEIDPNIQNIRKGEKEQIQTLNNKFASFIDKVRFLEQQNKVLETKWAILQEQGNKTVRNNIEPLFETYISNLRRQLNSLLADRENLGGELNKVQSLAEDFKNKYEEEINKRTAVENEFVILKKEVDAAYMNKTELQARLDSLMEEINFLRALYEAELSQMQTQISDTSVILTMDNNRSLDMDSIIAEVKAQYEEIANRSREEAESWYQSRYEELQATAGRHGDDLRNTKQEISELNRHVQRLRSEIDSVKKQCASLQTAIADAEQRGEMAVKDAKAKLAELEDALQKAKADLARQLREYQELMNVKLALDIEIATYRKLLEGEECRLSGEGAGAVNISVTRTTVGSGYGSGNSHSFGGSSGIGGGVCAGGMGFGSFGSSGQGMAGSCVVGGSSSSMKYVSTTSSSKRCY; encoded by the exons ATGTCTCGCCAGTGTGTTGCAAGGAACCAGTGCAAAACTGGGTTCAGTGCCGCTTCTGCCTTCATCCCAAatgcctgcagcaccagcttCATCTCACGTTCAACTTCCCAAGGTGGAAGCTGCGGCACCACTGCTGGGTATGGAAGATTTGGTGGAGGTTTTGGAAGCAGGAGCCTCTACAATGTCGGTGGATGCAATAGGATCTCCGTAGCTGGAAGGGGTGGTGGCTTCTATGGACCTGCAGGTTTTGGTGCTGGCACTGGAATTTCCTATGGTTTTGGTGGTGCATCTGGTGGTGCCTTTGGGTTTGGTGGTGGCATGGGTGGCCCTGGATTCCCTGCTGTTCCGACTGGGGGCATCCACGAAGTCTCCGTCAACCAGAGCCTTCTGAAACCTCTCAACCTGGAGATTGACCCCAACATCCAGAATATCCGTAAGGGTGAGAAGGAACAGATCCAAACCCTCAACAACAAATTCGCCTCCTTCATCGACAAG gtCCGATTCCTTGAGCAACAAAACAAGGTCTTGGAGACCAAGTGGGCCATTCTGCAAGAACAGGGGAACAAAACCGTTAGAAACAACATTGAGCCCCTCTTCGAGACCTACATCAGCAACCTCAGGAGACAGCTGAACAGCTTGCTGGCGGACAGGGAGAACCTGGGAGGTGAACTGAACAAGGTGCAAAGCCTTGCTGAGGACTTCAAGAACAA ATATGAAGAAGAGATCAACAAACGCACAGCTGTCGAGAACGAATTTGTGATCCTGAAGAAG GAGGTGGATGCTGCCTACATGAACAAGACCGAGCTGCAAGCCAGGCTGGACTCCCTCATGGAGGAGATAAATTTCCTCAGAGCCCTTTATGAAGCA GAATTGTCTCAGATGCAGACCCAGATCTCTGACACCTCTGTCATCCTGACCATGGACAACAACCGCAGCCTGGACATGGACAGCATCATTGCAGAGGTCAAAGCTCAGTACGAGGAGATCGCCAACAGGAGCCGAGAGGAGGCCGAGTCTTGGTACCAGTCCAGG TACGAGGAGCTGCAGGCTACCGCAGGCAGGCACGGGGACGACCTCCGCAACACCAAGCAGGAGATCTCCGAGCTCAACCGCCACGTCCAGAGGCTGCGGTCTGAAATCGACAGCGTGAAGAAACAG TGCGCCAGTCTGCAGACAGCCATCGCGGATGCTGAGCAGCGTGGGGAGATGGCCGTCAAGGATGCCAAAGCCAAACTGGCCGAGCTGGAGGatgctctgcagaaagccaAGGCAGACCTGGCCCGGCAGCTGCGCGAGTACCAGGAGCTGATGAACGTCAAGCTGGCCCTGGACATTGAGATCGCGACCTACAGGAAGCTGCTGGAGGGCGAGGAGTGCAG GCTCTCTGGAGAAGGTGCTGGTGCAGTGAATATCT CTGTGACCAGAACCACTGTAGGATCAGGATATGGAAGTGGAAACTCTCACAGCTTTGGGGGTAGCAGCGGTATTGGAGGTGGGGTCTGTGCTGGAGGAATGGGCTTTGGCTCGTTCGGCTCAAGCGGACAAGGCATGGCCGGGTCATGCGTGGTTGGTGGAAGCAGTTCCAGCATGAAGTACGTCTCCACCACCTCTTCAAGCAAGAGATGCTACTAA
- the LOC121061208 gene encoding keratin, type II cytoskeletal 5-like has product MSRQSTVRIQRGRSGFSAASAIVPNTCRTSFSSRSVTRVGSCNAGSGFSRVGGGFGSKSLYNVGGCKRISMAGRGGGFYGPAGFGGGAGSVYGCGGGFGMPANLGYGYGAFGGGMGGPGFPAGGIHEVSVNQSLLKPLNLEIDPSIQRIRKEEKEQIKTLNNKFASFIDKVRFLEQQNKVLETKWSLLQEQGMKTVKNNLEPLFETYINNLRMQLNSLLSDKGRLEGELVNTQYLVEDFKKKYEDEINRRTVAENEFVTLKKDVDASYMNKVELQAKVDALTEEINFLRALYEAELSQMQTQISDTSVVLTMDNNRNLDLDSIISEVKAQYEDIANRSRAEAESWYQTKYEELQATAGRHGDDLRNTKQEISELNRHVQRLRSEIDSVKKQCANLKAAIADAEERGELALKDAKAKLAELEDALQQAKADLARQLREYQELMNVKLALDIEIATYRKLLEGEECRLAGDGVPVNISVTRTTVGTGYGGGSNLSMGGGICNMGNSFSCGSGPGVSSTTFGGGSSSSVKFVSTSSTRRSYRS; this is encoded by the exons ATGTCTCGCCAGTCCACCGTGAGGATTCAGAGGGGAAGAAGTGGCTTCAGCGCTGCTTCAGCCATCGTCCCAAACACCTGCCGCACCAGCTTCAGTTCACGCTCCGTCACCCGGGTTGGAAGCTGCAATGCTGGCAGTGGGTTTTCTAGGGTCGGTGGTGGCTTTGGAAGCAAAAGCCTCTACAATGTTGGAGGATGCAAGAGGATCTCCATGGCTGGAAGGGGTGGTGGCTTCTACGGACCTGCAGGTTTTGGTGGTGGCGCTGGTAGCGTGTATGGTTGTGGTGGTGGCTTTGGCATGCCAGCTAACCTTGGCTATGGATATGGTGCCTTTGGTGGTGGCATGGGTGGCCCTGGATTCCCTGCTGGGGGCATCCACGAAGTCTCCGTCAACCAGAGCCTTCTGAAACCTCTCAACCTGGAGATTGACCCCAGCATCCAGAGGATCcgaaaggaggagaaggaacaaATCAAAACCCTCAACAACAAATTTGCCTCCTTCATTGACAAG GTCCGATTCCTTGAGCAACAAAACAAAGTGCTGGAAACCAAGTGGAGCCTGCTTCAGGAGCAGGGGatgaaaacagttaaaaacaacTTGGAGCCGCTGTTTGAGACTTACATCAACAACCTCAGGATGCAGCTGAACAGTTTGCTGAGTGACAAGGGAAGGCTGGAGGGAGAGCTCGTCAACACTCAGTACCTGGTTGAGGACTTCAAGAAGAA GTATGAAGATGAAATCAACAGGCGTACAGTTGCAGAGAATGAATTTGTGACACTTAAGAAG GATGTAGATGCTTCCTATATGAACAAGGTTGAACTACAAGCCAAGGTAGATGCGCTgactgaagaaattaatttcctgaGAGCCCTCTACGAAGCA GAGCTGTCTCAGATGCAGACCCAGATCTCCGACACGTCCGTCGTTCTCACCATGGACAACAACCGAAACCTGGACCTAGACAGCATCATCTCGGAGGTCAAAGCTCAGTACGAGGACATCGCCAACAGGAGCCGGGCTGAAGCCGAGTCCTGGTACCAAACCAAG TACGAGGAGCTGCAGGCTACCGCAGGCAGGCACGGGGACGACCTCCGCAACACCAAGCAGGAGATCTCCGAGCTCAACCGCCACGTCCAGAGGCTGCGGTCTGAAATCGACAGCGTGAAGAAACAG TGTGCAAACCTGAAAGCAGCCATCGCAGATGCTGAGGAGCGCGGGGAGCTGGCCCTCAAGGATGCCAAAGCCAAACTGGCCGAGCTGGAGGATGCTCTGCAACAGGCCAAGGCAGACCTGGCCCGGCAGCTGCGCGAGTACCAGGAGCTGATGAACGTCAAGCTGGCCCTGGACATCGAGATCGCGACCTACaggaagctgctggagggagaggagtgCAG GCTGGCCGGAGATGGCGTCCCAGTGAATATCT CTGTGACCAGAACAACTGTGGGAACAGGATATGGAGGAGGAAGCAACCTCAGCATGGGAGGGGGAATCTGTAACATGGGGAACAGCTTCAGCTGCGGGAGTGGTCCTGGGGTGAGCAGCACCACCTTcggaggtggcagcagctccagcgTGAAGTTTGTCTCGACCTCCTCCACCAGAAGAAGTTACAGAAGCTAA